The window TATCTGGGCTAAAAGCAAGAGCTTCCAGCCCTTGTTCATCATCCTCATTAAACGCTGCTGCACTCTTCGACGTTATCTCGTGATTCGCTGCGTTTTCGGTGCTAAGCCCAGTATCCTGTGAACGACTCATCACAGAGGCGTCGAAATGCTCCATTTTGGGGTGATTTCCATAACCAAGCATCGATGGTGGCGTTGGAAGGGCATTTTGGGGAGCGTAAAACTGCGGCGCAGTTGAATACTGATCATATTGCTGCTGAAACTTGTGATTTtcccaaaataccctttgatcaGCCTGCTCATTGTATTCCGTGAGCGGCGGAAGCAGCCCCGTGGGGCTCTCCGCCGCTAGTAGATGATCCACCAACGAGTCCACCCTCGTTAGCTCCACGCCGGGGCTCCTTCTGATCCCGCTGTTCTTGTGGAACACGCGGCACACCACAAACTCCTCCTGCCAAATCACATAACCAACCATCAGATCATGATACGGCAAAACATGATAAGAACCGTATACTATTTTAAGTCATTTTAGTCGGATAACTCCAAGATACTGGACTTTCAAACAGACCCTTACATAGATAGATCGATAGATACCTTAGCGGCTCTAGAGAAGTTGTAGGTGGAGAAGTTGCCCTCGAGGCGAAACTCGTGCATCACCCAATTAGTCTTCTCTCCTTTGGGAGCTCTACCTTTGTAGAAAACAAGAGTTTTCTTCATTCCCACCAGGCAGTTTCTGCCTCGGTGAATCTCCTTGTCTTTACCGGTCGCCTTCCAGTAACCGGACTCAGTTGCCCGGTTCGTTCTCATTCCGGTCGGATACTTCCGGTCTCGCTGGCAGAAGAAGAACCATTCCTTTTCTCCCATTTTAGCCTTTTCTGCAATCATCGGTAaaccactaattaattataattaaaacaaaattttcaaaaacgTGACTTAGATGTCTTGGATCtattaaatggagtattaacATCGGAATGTTCCTTGTCACGATAGAATACAAGAATATTACACGAAATACAAATTCCGTGATGTTTACAATCATCTCTTTCTTACAAGCTACGTGTCTCGGTTATTACACTGAAATAGATGATcgatcaaaattaatttgatctaattaatactcctacacACCTATTTCAtcataatacaattaaaaggtaattaattaacattagATATCTATGcatgaaataattatagagagaaaaaagaattactTGGTAAATCCCACGGTTCACACTTGTTAAGATCGGCTTCTCCGATGGCCTTGGCGACGAAGCGGCGGTCGACGACCTTGAGCAAGAGGTAGTGCATGATGATCTCTTCATCAGTGGGGTGGAATCTGAAGCCAGGAGGCAGCTCAACTAACtcctcatcttcttctttacTGCTCTTCACCATTGATGGACCTGCTCCACCTAACCCTAGTTCCATTTTTGCCTCTCTCtaattatcaaaaattattttttatattagtagcTAGAAGCTAACTAGTTCAACCAACTATGTGGTCTAATGGAAAGGAGGCGAAAAGGATGAGTAGCAAATGAGAAAGAGGAGAGATGGATAGAGGCTTCTTGTTTTATAGAGGAAGATTGAAAGGGGAGGTGTTGAAGTTTCTTGGGGAGAAAggaagatgagagagaaagagtggTGGGAATGGAATTATATTGCTAATAGTCGACGAAACCAGTTTATaccttttcatttaattattatgtgTCCAAAATATAGTGGGAATTATTGTATTCTGCTCTAAGTTTATTTGCATTTAAGATTACTAAATAACCAACGCTTGAATGTTTCAAATTACTATCTAAGTTAATTTAAtagtgtttttaattaattttgcagTGCAAATGGAGGTAAATGGTGATGGTGAAGCTGACGTCATGCTGATGGTGACGAGATAAGGGCTGGGGTGTGTGGGAGACGATACACGTTTCGCCAACGCGGAGCACTGCGGAAAATGCCTGGATTTGTTGATGCTGAATTTAAATAAGTGAATGGATGTGATTTTAAGTGATAACGGTCAACATTAATTTGTACTCCTAATTGCATTTACtaaatcatactactactactactacttattttatttttctagaaTTCATGTAAACTAAATTCTTATTTCTGAGGAGATTGTTTCTACATTGGCCGTAATATTGATTTCGTAATTGTATGTGCACttggaatttttatttttcatgaatgtGTCTTGGTCAATAAATacgttgattaaattaatCGGAAATTTGATGGAATTATGAATCATTCACATGTACAACGgtattcaaaattttgctATGCGTTTAATAAAAGTGACTTTTTATTGTTAGGAATTAGGATAAAACCATTGAAGTTATTACATTCGCAatgaattcattaattgcatttccaaaaaatgaattaactGCATTACTTGACATACCATTTCCTCGAAATGACTATGTAATTTACAATATTAACTAGTACGACTACTATTCTTAGTAATTAATGttcaaattatgaattttccTCGCCTCCTTTAGAACGGATTTATGATTAATCCAtggtataataatttaaaaaatagggTAGTCAAATTCAAGATACGGAAATATAGGGATTCCGATAattgaacaaattaaatagatcTGACAAAGAATCAATCAACTGATCATActcattatattatttcaagtctgaataaaattactagtacttagatgatatagtatataattcaACAACTTCGTTGGAAAGAACAAATTCCATTTTCTCATTGACTTTTAAAGTCTTGATGAAAGGGGAAGAACCATAACCAAACAAAATCGTTAGTTGACAAAGATCTAATCACACAGAAAAATGTTTGGACGGTGAAGGAATGCAGTTCCgaaaaatgttaatttataagtatataattaacGACGAATTATATGATACAAAATCGTTAGTTGACAAGTGCTGATCTCATATTGCATAACATtagtgtatatataaattttttttaatagaattatatattaaaatataaatttaagagTACTTTgtaatgaatatataaattgattaaaaatattaaatcaaataaatgagTTGGGGTTTTGACTTTAGGAAGTTGTAAAAGCATAGCAAATTGAGGATTAAGCTTCAATCATCGTTTTCCtagaactcaaccgggacacGCATGACGTCACCACACGTCACCCCTTCTCAACCCAGCTGTAAGTTTTATATTCAGAAATTGATTGTTAAAACTTTAATGTATCaagttttatttcaaaatgatttttatagCTTGTCTTAAAAGTTTTAGATGGGCTACGTAGAACAAGGAACTAGTCACTGCCAGATAAGAGATcttcaataattcaatttgcgaattttcaattttttagaaattacATTTCAATGTTTCTGTTGGTTTCTGATGTATAGGTTTTGGTTGAATTTTGTTCCCAGCAAGGAGTTAGAAACCATGCTTGTTTTcgtatataacaaaattttgttgCTCCTACATCGAGGATTTCTGTTTGATACATTTGATATGCTCATGtaaaacacaaatttattgtatatatgGATTAAACAATATTGTAGCTCGATATTTATGGGCTGACTCAAATAGCCCGTTGAAATGAAAGGGTTAGAGGTGAAAATCTCTAGCACAATAAAGTTACAGTTTGATTAGCATCCGCTTGATTAATTGgcaatatgaatataattgaTCCGGAACTGATGGGCTAACCATAAGTTATAGAGtgaacttaaaaaatggtccctggactatgggtttatctcgaaaatagtccctggatttaaaaatatcaccagtagtccctggactaagggttaatatcaaaaacgatattttgagacgaaaatgcccttttgaggggttttggggttttgggcaatttggtctttttacacttttaacattttaaatctgatattattttagttatgtactaaatctgatattatttcaaaattatcattcttcttcccttttgtcatccttcacttagtttctttatttcaatattagatttaattttacaaaattaaattttaaatttcagtttttaaatatcaataaatttttttaattataaaaattattaaataacaaaaattattagtcataatcaatatttgatagtgtctaatatttaatcaataagatataACAAcgtcttagttttaatcaatatttaatagctttaatcataaatagacaatataacacgatttatttatagaaataaatatgcgtctaatgtaagactaatataattttcgtttattaatttgaaaacaatcaatcaaaatgactagaaaatttcaacaaaaatactcctatacaaaatttttagtcgacttcataatattcaattacaagcaattataacaaccgaacgaaggctaaatagaatagctcttatttttccatcacgattaatattatttttctgtaattcttcaattcagcttaatattatattaaataacaaaaattaatagttttaatcaatatttatagtttccatgaattaatagttttaattaaaaaaatttattgatatttaaaaattgaaatttaaaatttaattttgtaaaattaaatctaatattgaaataaagaaacaaagtgaaggatgacaaaagggaagaagaatgataattttg is drawn from Salvia hispanica cultivar TCC Black 2014 unplaced genomic scaffold, UniMelb_Shisp_WGS_1.0 HiC_scaffold_158, whole genome shotgun sequence and contains these coding sequences:
- the LOC125198514 gene encoding NAC domain-containing protein 87-like; the encoded protein is MELGLGGAGPSMVKSSKEEDEELVELPPGFRFHPTDEEIIMHYLLLKVVDRRFVAKAIGEADLNKCEPWDLPKKAKMGEKEWFFFCQRDRKYPTGMRTNRATESGYWKATGKDKEIHRGRNCLVGMKKTLVFYKGRAPKGEKTNWVMHEFRLEGNFSTYNFSRAAKEEFVVCRVFHKNSGIRRSPGVELTRVDSLVDHLLAAESPTGLLPPLTEYNEQADQRVFWENHKFQQQYDQYSTAPQFYAPQNALPTPPSMLGYGNHPKMEHFDASVMSRSQDTGLSTENAANHEITSKSAAAFNEDDEQGLEALAFSPDISDMENFWRY